The sequence below is a genomic window from Thermomicrobiales bacterium.
CGAAGGTGGCGACAGCGTTGACCAGATCGTCGCCTATCTCAAGAAGATCCAGGTGGCGTAATGGCAAAGCGAGTATGGGTCTGGACTGAGGTTACCGATAACGCACCGCATCGCGGCTCGTTGGAGCTGCTGACGCTGGCTCGCGCACTCGGCACCGCCGAAGCAGTGGTGCTGGGTCCGGCCGACGCGGATGCGCTGGCGAGCATCGGCAATCACGGCGCGGCAGTCATCCACCACGGTGACGACGCGCGCTACGCCGAGTATCTGGCTGAGCCGCAGGCGGCGACGCTGGCGACGATGGCTGGTGCTGATGCGCCGGACATCATCCTGTTCTCCAGCACGCCATCGGCGCGCGACGTAGTCTCGCGGCTGGTCGCCAAGCTGGATGTCGGCATCATCGCCAATGCGACAGACGTGGCCTACGACGGCGACGACCTGCGGGTCACCGTGCCGTGGGGCGCTGAGACGACCGGCACCGTCACGCTGAACGGCTCGAAGCCACACCTCGTGCAGCTCCGGCCGAAGGCGTTCGCTGCCGAGGAAGTCGGTGGGCAGGCTGAGGTCAAGGCGGTTGATGTCGCTATTGATGACAGCACGCTGCGCACGCGTGTCGTCGAGAACGTGGTCGAGGCGAGCGAGGGGCCGAACCTTGAGGACGCGGCCATCATCGTCTCGGGCGGTCGTGGTCTCGGGCAGCCGGAGAACTATGCGCTGGTCGAGGAGTTGGCCAAGACGCTGGGGGGCGCACCGGGCGCAACCCGCGCAATCGTCGACGCCGGATGGGTGCCGTATTCACATCAGGTCGGCCAGACCGGCAAGACGGTCAAGCCGACGCTGTATGTTGCCTGCGGCATCTCTGGTGCCATTCAGCACATCGCCGGCATGAAGGGGAGCAAGTACATCGTCGCGATCAATCGCGATCCCGACGCTCCGATCTTCGAGCTGGCCGATCTCGGCATCGTCGGCGATGTCCTGACTGTCGTACCGAAGCTAACCGAACAGCTCCGCAACAGCTAGGACGCCAGAATACGCACGGATGGGGAGGCTGCGATGTCTACGGACGAAGACGCACAGGCAACGACCACATCGAAAGTCGATGCGGTCAGAAGCTTCGTCAGTCAGCACTTGCGGGTGCTGGGGATCGTGGCGTTCGCCCTGGGCTTCGTCGGCCTCCTGGTATCCGAGCTTGGCGACGTCCATCAGCTGCGCGTCTTCGCTGCCGGGCTGATCTCGCTCGGCGGCATCGGCATCGGTATCGACACCGGCCTCCTTGATCCGCATTCGCTTCGCGTCCCCAACTGGTTGCGGAGTCGTGGTGCCGCGATCGGGGTCATCGCCACGGTCGCCGGTATCGCTCCGGCCGTCGTCGCGCTCGTGGCGATGGTCGGTGG
It includes:
- a CDS encoding electron transfer flavoprotein subunit alpha/FixB family protein, giving the protein MAKRVWVWTEVTDNAPHRGSLELLTLARALGTAEAVVLGPADADALASIGNHGAAVIHHGDDARYAEYLAEPQAATLATMAGADAPDIILFSSTPSARDVVSRLVAKLDVGIIANATDVAYDGDDLRVTVPWGAETTGTVTLNGSKPHLVQLRPKAFAAEEVGGQAEVKAVDVAIDDSTLRTRVVENVVEASEGPNLEDAAIIVSGGRGLGQPENYALVEELAKTLGGAPGATRAIVDAGWVPYSHQVGQTGKTVKPTLYVACGISGAIQHIAGMKGSKYIVAINRDPDAPIFELADLGIVGDVLTVVPKLTEQLRNS